In bacterium, one DNA window encodes the following:
- a CDS encoding alpha-amylase, protein MHKFQPALIYNLFPLLAGPFSGWRGHLERAASMGFNWVFLNPIQQPGASGSLYSVRDYFALNPLLLDPGERRPSDTIVREMLDQAHSLGLKVMLDLLVNHTAVDSPLVTQHPAWYVHDDKGRVRHPSVLDGQRKVVWRDLAEVDNAASSERKALWLWWCKLTRHYLELGFDGFRCDAAYKVTVELWQELIAESRARFPDAVFFAESLGCREAQIVELAGAGFDYIFNSSKWWDWRADWALEQYQATRELAPSISFPETHDTQRLYQELKGDLALIRQRTAFEAFFSTGFMIPVGFEYGFRKRLHVVRTRPEDWENTGVDLRLFIKELLGFKLGHDVLRFEHLTYRFDLNPDSGDVAALIKLVDQNGPSAILLVNRDQSAPQRVVANVLDFALPGRGDITLVDVTGGVKRERLEKPSLDRMLPPAGLWVLLRER, encoded by the coding sequence ATGCACAAATTCCAGCCAGCCCTGATCTACAACCTGTTCCCGTTGCTCGCCGGGCCGTTCTCGGGCTGGCGCGGCCACCTGGAGCGGGCCGCCTCGATGGGGTTCAACTGGGTCTTCCTCAACCCGATCCAGCAGCCGGGGGCCTCGGGCAGCCTGTATTCCGTACGTGACTATTTCGCCCTCAACCCGCTGTTGCTCGACCCGGGCGAGCGCCGTCCGTCCGACACGATCGTGCGTGAGATGCTGGACCAGGCCCACAGCCTGGGCCTCAAAGTGATGCTCGACCTGCTGGTGAACCACACCGCGGTGGACAGCCCGCTGGTCACGCAGCACCCGGCCTGGTACGTGCACGACGACAAGGGCCGGGTCCGTCACCCCTCGGTGCTGGACGGGCAGAGGAAGGTGGTCTGGCGCGACCTGGCCGAGGTCGACAACGCGGCCAGCAGCGAGCGCAAGGCACTCTGGCTCTGGTGGTGCAAGCTGACAAGGCATTACCTGGAGCTGGGGTTCGACGGGTTCCGCTGTGACGCGGCCTACAAGGTGACAGTGGAACTCTGGCAGGAACTGATCGCCGAGAGCCGCGCGCGGTTCCCGGACGCGGTGTTCTTCGCCGAAAGCCTGGGCTGCCGTGAGGCGCAGATCGTGGAGCTGGCCGGGGCGGGCTTCGACTACATCTTCAACAGCAGCAAATGGTGGGACTGGCGCGCCGACTGGGCCCTGGAGCAGTACCAGGCCACCCGCGAGCTGGCCCCCTCGATCAGTTTCCCCGAGACCCACGACACCCAGCGCCTGTACCAGGAACTCAAGGGCGACCTGGCGCTCATCCGCCAGCGCACCGCGTTCGAGGCTTTTTTCTCCACCGGGTTCATGATCCCGGTCGGCTTCGAGTACGGTTTCCGCAAGCGGCTGCACGTGGTCCGGACCCGCCCCGAGGACTGGGAAAATACCGGGGTTGACCTGCGGCTGTTCATCAAGGAGTTGCTGGGGTTCAAGCTGGGCCATGACGTGCTGCGGTTCGAGCACCTGACCTACCGTTTCGACCTCAACCCGGACAGCGGCGACGTGGCCGCGCTGATCAAGCTGGTCGACCAGAACGGACCCAGCGCGATTCTGTTGGTGAACCGCGACCAGTCCGCGCCCCAGCGCGTGGTGGCCAATGTGCTCGATTTCGCCCTGCCCGGACGGGGGGACATCACGCTGGTGGATGTCACCGGAGGGGTCAAGCGCGAGCGCCTGGAGAAGCCCAGCCTGGACCGGATGCTGCCGCCCGCGGGGCTCTGGGTGCTGCTGCGGGAAAGATGA
- a CDS encoding rhomboid family intramembrane serine protease, producing MIPFKDDVPTRTKPIVTVLLIVLNVLAFVFQLSLPAGSADQFVHVWGVVPSRLSAVLTGGAGHLGFYPLGTVLSSMFMHGGWMHLGGNMLYLWIFGNNVEDSMGHFRFVLFYLLSGLIAASTQVLADPHSSVPMIGASGAVAGVLGAYIVLHPFARVYTLIIIIIFIRVVPLPAIFVLGVWFLLQILNGLGAPAQAGVAWHAHIGGFVTGLLLIRWFQKHHSFTPDYRWE from the coding sequence ATGATACCGTTCAAAGATGATGTCCCGACCCGGACCAAGCCGATTGTCACGGTGCTTCTGATCGTGCTCAACGTGCTGGCGTTTGTCTTTCAGCTTAGCCTGCCCGCCGGCTCGGCCGACCAGTTCGTGCATGTCTGGGGCGTGGTGCCCTCCCGCCTGAGCGCTGTCCTGACCGGAGGGGCGGGCCACCTGGGCTTCTATCCGCTGGGCACGGTTTTGAGCTCGATGTTCATGCACGGCGGCTGGATGCACCTGGGCGGGAACATGCTTTACCTCTGGATCTTCGGCAACAATGTCGAGGACAGCATGGGGCATTTCCGCTTCGTGCTGTTCTACCTTCTGAGCGGGCTGATCGCGGCGTCGACCCAGGTGCTCGCCGACCCGCACTCCAGCGTGCCGATGATCGGGGCGAGCGGCGCGGTGGCCGGAGTGCTGGGGGCCTATATCGTGCTGCACCCGTTCGCGCGGGTCTACACCCTGATCATAATCATCATTTTCATCCGGGTGGTCCCTCTGCCCGCGATATTCGTGCTGGGGGTGTGGTTCCTGCTGCAGATACTGAATGGCCTGGGTGCGCCCGCCCAGGCCGGGGTGGCCTGGCACGCCCATATCGGCGGGTTTGTCACCGGACTGCTCCTTATCCGCTGGTTCCAGAAACACCACAGTTTCACCCCGGATTACCGCTGGGAATGA
- a CDS encoding NAD-dependent epimerase/dehydratase family protein, with amino-acid sequence MRVVVIGAMGHIGTYLVPRLAAAGHEVIAVSRGGREPYHKPPVWETVRRVLIDRNEAEGKHAFGREIAALDADAVIDLILFHPDSLPQLLEALEGRTRHYLYCGTMWVYGPTEMAPTTENEPRRADQEYGRNKARIEEMLIEASLGGRLAATALHPGHIVGPGWAPINPAGNLDLGVFERLGRGEPVCLPDTGLATLHHVHADDVAQAFELALANPAASISQSFNVVSPAALTLRGYCRAVAGWFGREADIRCLSWPEWKATVSDSVAEETWEHIRHCPVGSIEKARRLLGYSPRYSSLQAVREALAWLIRHGRVDLPPLD; translated from the coding sequence ATGCGAGTAGTCGTGATCGGGGCGATGGGGCATATCGGGACATATCTCGTGCCGCGTCTGGCGGCGGCGGGCCACGAGGTGATCGCGGTCAGCCGCGGCGGGCGCGAACCTTACCATAAACCACCGGTCTGGGAGACTGTGCGACGGGTGCTGATCGACCGGAATGAGGCCGAGGGCAAGCACGCTTTCGGCCGCGAGATCGCCGCCCTGGACGCGGATGCGGTGATCGACCTGATCCTGTTCCACCCGGACAGTCTGCCCCAGCTCCTTGAGGCCCTGGAGGGCCGGACCCGTCACTACCTGTACTGCGGGACCATGTGGGTCTACGGCCCCACCGAGATGGCCCCGACCACTGAAAACGAGCCGCGACGGGCGGACCAGGAGTACGGACGGAATAAGGCCCGGATAGAGGAAATGCTGATCGAGGCCTCGCTCGGCGGGCGGCTGGCGGCCACAGCCCTGCACCCCGGGCATATCGTGGGCCCGGGCTGGGCGCCGATCAACCCGGCGGGCAACCTCGACCTGGGCGTGTTCGAGCGCCTGGGCCGCGGCGAGCCTGTCTGCCTGCCCGACACCGGGCTGGCCACGCTGCACCACGTGCATGCGGATGACGTGGCCCAGGCGTTCGAGCTGGCCCTGGCCAACCCGGCCGCCTCGATCAGCCAGAGCTTCAACGTGGTCTCGCCCGCGGCGCTCACCTTGCGCGGCTACTGCCGGGCCGTGGCTGGCTGGTTCGGCCGTGAGGCCGACATCCGCTGCCTGAGCTGGCCGGAGTGGAAAGCCACGGTCAGCGACAGCGTGGCCGAGGAGACCTGGGAGCATATCCGTCACTGCCCGGTGGGGAGCATCGAGAAAGCCCGCCGTCTGCTCGGCTACAGCCCGCGCTACAGCTCGCTTCAGGCCGTGCGCGAAGCCCTGGCCTGGCTGATCCGCCACGGCCGCGTGGACCTTCCGCCGTTGGATTGA
- a CDS encoding fatty acid desaturase produces the protein MTDTAKPGGDTAGQTDYGQLSRFRQPSLRKAMWQLSNTCIPYVALWLLMVLMLKRGYPYWITLALAVVAAAFLVRIFIFFHDCTHGSFFSSQRANRILGRILGLLTFTPFQEWRYLHLSHHATAGDLDRRGKGDVWTMTVSEYRAAPLYKRMGYRIFRNPLVIFGLGPALIFIFSMRFSHRGARRKERLDVLLTNLILAAVIALASLLIGLRPYLMIQLPVIFVAGVIGIWLFYVQHQFEGVYWASHETWDPKRAALEGSSYYKLPRILQWFTGNIGLHHIHHDQPRIPNYNLQRCYDEIPALQEVKPLTILRSLESPKLKLWDEKLNKMVGFRALKALPR, from the coding sequence TTGACTGATACGGCTAAACCCGGCGGTGACACAGCGGGTCAGACTGATTACGGACAGCTCTCCAGGTTCCGTCAGCCGAGTCTTCGCAAAGCCATGTGGCAGCTTTCGAATACGTGCATCCCATACGTGGCGCTGTGGCTGCTGATGGTGTTGATGCTGAAGCGGGGATATCCGTACTGGATCACGCTGGCATTGGCGGTTGTCGCGGCTGCATTCCTGGTCCGTATCTTTATTTTCTTCCACGATTGCACACACGGCTCGTTTTTTTCTTCACAGCGCGCGAACAGAATTCTGGGGCGCATCCTGGGCCTGCTGACATTCACCCCGTTCCAGGAATGGCGCTATCTGCACCTTTCGCACCATGCCACGGCCGGCGACCTTGACCGGCGCGGCAAAGGCGATGTCTGGACCATGACCGTAAGCGAGTACCGGGCGGCGCCGCTTTACAAGCGGATGGGCTATCGCATCTTCCGCAACCCGCTTGTCATATTCGGCCTGGGACCGGCGCTGATATTCATCTTTTCGATGCGTTTCTCTCACCGCGGGGCACGGAGGAAAGAGCGCCTCGATGTTCTGCTCACCAACCTCATCCTTGCGGCAGTCATAGCCCTGGCCAGCCTTCTAATAGGCCTGCGGCCGTACCTGATGATCCAGTTGCCTGTCATTTTTGTGGCCGGAGTGATAGGAATCTGGCTTTTCTATGTCCAGCACCAGTTCGAGGGAGTTTACTGGGCCAGTCACGAGACCTGGGACCCGAAAAGGGCGGCCCTGGAGGGCAGCTCGTATTACAAGCTGCCCAGGATCTTGCAGTGGTTCACCGGCAACATCGGCCTGCACCATATCCACCACGATCAGCCGCGTATCCCGAATTACAACCTGCAACGGTGTTACGATGAGATTCCGGCGCTTCAGGAGGTCAAACCTCTCACCATACTGAGAAGCCTGGAGTCGCCGAAGCTGAAGCTGTGGGATGAAAAACTGAATAAAATGGTGGGTTTCCGGGCGCTCAAGGCTCTCCCGCGCTAA
- a CDS encoding cation diffusion facilitator family transporter, whose product MTDRDDASLRRLWWALGINFVFLLVEVAGGLLSGSLALLADAGHMLTDVAALGLAIVAAHLARRPPTPERTFGMLRAEVIGAFVNGATLVVIVGVIFWSAWVRLAEPQVVDGPLMLWVAAAGLAANLASAWVLMGSRHGNLNLEGAFLHMAGDALGSVGAIVAGAVILTTGWTPVDPLVSVVIGLIILWSSLGLLRRSIDIILNATPENIDYHQVDAALRGIEHFSDIHDLHIWTVASGLPVLSVHIRLAPGCSDTTHWQHCLREAQDMLRQRFGIVHTTLQLEPADYEPDDRPI is encoded by the coding sequence GTGACCGATAGGGACGACGCCTCGCTGCGCCGTCTGTGGTGGGCGTTGGGGATCAATTTTGTGTTCCTGCTGGTGGAGGTGGCGGGCGGGCTGCTCTCCGGCAGCCTGGCCCTTCTGGCCGACGCCGGGCACATGCTGACCGACGTGGCCGCGCTGGGATTGGCGATTGTGGCGGCGCACCTGGCCCGTCGGCCGCCCACGCCCGAGCGCACGTTTGGGATGCTGCGCGCCGAGGTGATCGGGGCGTTCGTGAACGGGGCCACGCTGGTGGTGATCGTGGGCGTGATTTTCTGGAGCGCATGGGTGCGGCTGGCCGAGCCGCAAGTGGTGGACGGCCCGCTGATGCTCTGGGTGGCCGCGGCGGGTCTGGCCGCCAACCTGGCCAGCGCCTGGGTCCTGATGGGCAGCCGTCACGGCAACCTCAACCTCGAGGGCGCGTTCCTGCACATGGCCGGGGATGCCCTGGGCTCGGTGGGGGCGATTGTGGCCGGAGCGGTGATCCTCACCACGGGCTGGACCCCGGTCGACCCCCTGGTGAGCGTGGTGATCGGGCTCATCATCCTCTGGAGCAGCCTGGGCCTTCTGCGCCGCTCGATAGACATCATCCTGAACGCCACCCCGGAGAACATCGACTACCACCAGGTGGATGCCGCGCTGCGCGGGATCGAGCATTTCAGCGACATCCACGACCTGCACATCTGGACCGTCGCCAGCGGCCTGCCGGTGCTGAGCGTGCACATCCGCCTGGCCCCCGGCTGCAGCGACACGACCCACTGGCAGCATTGCCTGCGCGAGGCCCAGGATATGCTGCGCCAGCGGTTCGGGATCGTTCACACCACGCTCCAGCTCGAGCCCGCCGACTACGAGCCGGATGACCGCCCGATCTGA
- a CDS encoding HAMP domain-containing histidine kinase, producing the protein MSRGPRLRTRLIVAYVAFVVPVLALSGLFYYETARRSLDRELGKGLVAVAGAVATRFEPELLASFRPGDEEFRSWQSYRAQLERMRQAAGLRRLLVFDLQFRSLLDTEPGLPIGTPLARLQYQRPEVEATLAGHPSASVLFRGDDGQWYKSGFAVVTGRDSAAVAVVAADAGADYLELVAGLGRWVILFVLLGAALTVAAGFFLARSVSRPVQRLVEAAERIGQGRLDRAVEVQRRAPREIGALAAAFNRMRQGLNEREESQRLMVASVAHEIRNPMSGIEMFAALARDEAAPGSEARGYIERVMSEVASLKLILNNFLEYARPAHPERESLDLESVAGGALDLVRPLAVERGAALELELDPQARTVFADRGQLARVLLNLLTNALQALPAGGVGRVRVASRPGLPGETVVEVSDNGSGMDSATVEKVFQPFFTTRDTGLGLGLAIVKKTLEENGGSIQVESAPGRGSTFRLTLPSAAAAEG; encoded by the coding sequence TTGTCCCGCGGCCCCCGTCTTCGCACCCGGCTGATCGTCGCGTACGTGGCTTTTGTGGTGCCCGTGCTGGCGCTGAGCGGACTTTTTTACTACGAAACAGCCCGCCGGAGCCTGGACCGCGAGCTGGGCAAGGGCCTGGTGGCGGTGGCCGGGGCCGTGGCCACGCGGTTCGAACCGGAGCTGTTAGCCAGTTTCCGTCCCGGGGATGAGGAGTTCCGCTCCTGGCAGAGCTACCGGGCGCAGTTGGAGCGGATGCGCCAGGCGGCCGGCCTGAGGCGTCTGCTGGTGTTCGACCTCCAGTTCCGCAGCCTGCTCGACACCGAGCCGGGCCTGCCCATCGGCACGCCCCTGGCCCGCCTTCAGTACCAGCGGCCCGAGGTGGAGGCCACCCTGGCCGGCCATCCCAGCGCCAGCGTGCTGTTCCGGGGCGATGACGGCCAGTGGTACAAGAGCGGGTTCGCCGTGGTGACCGGGCGGGACAGCGCGGCCGTGGCGGTGGTGGCGGCGGATGCCGGGGCGGACTACCTGGAGCTGGTGGCTGGGCTGGGGCGTTGGGTGATCCTGTTCGTGCTGTTGGGCGCGGCCCTGACAGTCGCGGCCGGGTTCTTTCTGGCGCGCAGCGTGAGCCGCCCGGTGCAGCGACTGGTGGAGGCGGCCGAGCGGATCGGCCAGGGCCGTCTGGACCGCGCGGTGGAGGTCCAGCGACGGGCCCCGCGCGAGATCGGCGCCCTGGCCGCGGCGTTCAACCGGATGCGCCAGGGCCTCAACGAGCGCGAGGAAAGCCAACGCCTGATGGTGGCCTCGGTGGCGCACGAGATACGCAACCCCATGAGCGGGATCGAGATGTTCGCCGCCTTGGCCCGGGATGAGGCTGCGCCCGGCAGCGAGGCCCGCGGCTACATCGAGCGCGTGATGTCCGAGGTGGCGAGCCTCAAGCTGATCCTGAACAATTTCCTGGAGTACGCCCGCCCGGCCCATCCCGAGCGAGAGAGTCTCGACCTGGAGAGCGTGGCGGGCGGGGCGCTGGACCTGGTGCGTCCCCTGGCCGTCGAGCGCGGGGCGGCTCTGGAACTGGAACTGGACCCGCAGGCGCGCACGGTGTTCGCCGACCGCGGTCAGCTGGCCCGCGTGCTGCTGAACCTTCTGACCAACGCCCTGCAAGCCCTGCCGGCCGGCGGAGTGGGCCGGGTGCGGGTGGCCTCGCGGCCCGGCCTTCCCGGCGAGACCGTGGTCGAGGTGAGCGACAACGGCAGCGGCATGGACAGCGCCACAGTGGAGAAAGTGTTCCAGCCGTTTTTCACCACGCGCGACACCGGCCTGGGCCTCGGGCTGGCGATCGTGAAAAAGACCCTGGAGGAGAACGGCGGCTCGATCCAGGTGGAAAGCGCACCCGGACGCGGCAGCACTTTCCGCCTGACCCTGCCCTCTGCCGCGGCTGCTGAGGGTTAA